From the genome of Halomonas sp. MCCC 1A13316, one region includes:
- a CDS encoding ABC transporter permease translates to MSFFARFAQNRGALLGLLILIVIIGMAILAPLLYPESPWRMVQRPFLAPLEAEGFWLGTDTMGRDVAAGLMHGAWVSLLIGLVSTTVALLIGVPLGAVAGYYGGLIDDGLMRFTEFFQTIPNFALAIVLVAIMQPSVTSIVLAIAIVSWPPVARLVRAEFMSLRHREYVEAARLVGQTHRTIILKQILPNTLSPIIVLASLMVATAILLESALSFLGLGDPNVMSWGYMIGAARTVIRQAWWLSFFPGVAILLTVLALNLVGEGLDDALNPKLARERS, encoded by the coding sequence ATGAGCTTCTTTGCCCGTTTCGCTCAGAACCGAGGAGCCCTGCTCGGCCTGCTTATCCTGATCGTTATTATCGGCATGGCCATCCTGGCCCCGTTGCTTTATCCCGAATCACCCTGGCGCATGGTGCAGCGCCCCTTCCTCGCCCCGCTGGAAGCGGAAGGCTTCTGGCTCGGCACCGACACCATGGGTCGTGATGTGGCCGCCGGCCTGATGCATGGTGCCTGGGTGTCGCTGCTGATCGGCCTGGTCTCGACCACGGTGGCATTACTTATCGGCGTGCCGCTGGGTGCCGTCGCCGGCTACTATGGCGGGCTGATCGACGATGGCTTGATGCGCTTCACCGAGTTTTTCCAGACCATCCCCAACTTTGCCCTGGCCATCGTCCTGGTGGCAATCATGCAGCCCAGCGTGACTTCCATCGTGCTGGCCATCGCCATCGTCAGTTGGCCGCCGGTGGCACGCCTGGTGCGCGCCGAGTTCATGTCGTTGCGCCATCGGGAATATGTCGAAGCGGCACGCCTCGTCGGCCAGACCCACCGCACCATCATACTCAAGCAGATCCTGCCCAATACCCTGTCACCGATCATCGTGCTGGCGTCACTGATGGTGGCCACCGCGATCCTGCTCGAGTCGGCGCTCTCCTTCCTCGGCCTGGGTGACCCCAACGTGATGTCGTGGGGTTACATGATCGGCGCCGCCCGCACGGTGATCCGCCAGGCCTGGTGGCTGAGCTTCTTTCCCGGCGTGGCGATCCTGCTCACCGTGCTGGCGTTGAATCTGGTCGGCGAAGGGCTCGACGACGCCCTCAACCCCAAGCTCGCTCGCGAACGCTCATAG
- a CDS encoding ABC transporter permease, whose translation MLYARLIVMRLLKAVVVLFLIIIFNFILIQWAPGDPAAILAGEAGATDEEFLRQLRERFGLDQPLYVQLWHYVSGIARLDFGWSYRQGMPVLDLIMARLPATLLLTGTAFVLSLGLGILAGSMAAARVKKPSGSLIMALALIFYATPLFWVALMAVVLFSVYLDWLPAYGMYTVGAGHTGLAYVLDVAKHLVLPATTLALFFMAIYTRMTRASMLEASQQDYVKTARAKGLAPRVIQRRHILRNALLPIITLAGLQAGQMVGGAILTETVFAWPGIGRLMFEALQQRDYNLLLGIFFFSAALVIAFNIVTDLVYRLADPRIKEGS comes from the coding sequence ATGCTCTACGCCCGCTTGATCGTGATGCGGCTGCTCAAGGCCGTCGTCGTGCTGTTTCTGATCATTATCTTCAACTTCATCCTGATCCAATGGGCCCCGGGCGACCCCGCCGCCATCCTGGCCGGCGAGGCAGGCGCTACCGACGAAGAGTTCCTGCGCCAACTGCGCGAGCGCTTCGGCCTCGACCAACCCCTCTACGTCCAGCTGTGGCATTACGTCTCGGGCATCGCCAGGCTCGATTTCGGCTGGTCGTATCGCCAGGGCATGCCGGTCCTCGACCTCATCATGGCGCGGCTGCCCGCCACCCTGCTGCTAACCGGCACCGCTTTCGTGCTCTCGCTGGGGCTGGGCATACTGGCCGGCTCCATGGCCGCGGCCCGGGTCAAGAAGCCCTCGGGCTCGCTGATCATGGCACTGGCGCTGATCTTCTATGCCACGCCGCTGTTCTGGGTCGCCCTGATGGCGGTGGTGCTGTTTTCGGTCTATCTCGACTGGCTGCCTGCCTACGGCATGTATACGGTCGGCGCGGGCCACACCGGCTTGGCTTACGTGCTCGATGTGGCCAAGCACCTCGTCCTTCCGGCCACCACGCTGGCGCTGTTCTTCATGGCCATCTATACCCGCATGACCCGTGCCTCGATGCTGGAGGCGAGCCAGCAGGACTACGTCAAGACGGCCCGCGCCAAGGGGCTAGCACCACGGGTGATCCAGCGTCGCCATATCCTGCGCAACGCCCTGTTGCCGATCATCACGCTGGCCGGCCTGCAGGCCGGCCAGATGGTCGGCGGCGCGATCCTCACCGAGACGGTGTTCGCCTGGCCCGGCATCGGCCGGCTGATGTTCGAGGCGCTGCAGCAGCGCGACTACAACCTGCTGCTCGGTATCTTCTTCTTCTCCGCCGCCCTGGTCATCGCCTTCAACATCGTTACCGACCTGGTCTACCGACTGGCGGACCCGCGCATCAAGGAGGGCTCATGA